The Mycolicibacterium insubricum DNA segment ACTCGGCGACGTGCGCAGGGCCACGGCCAGCTGGTCGTAGACCTGCCGGTGCTCGGCGTGCGCGATGGCGATCAGCGTGCTGGCAGAGGCCAGCGCCGGGTAGTACAGATCGTCTTCGATCCGCATGTGGATGTCGAGCTCGACGAGCAGGCCGTCGATGTAACGCTGCCGCTCGGCGGTTCCCGGCGGTGCGGCCAGCATTCGCTCGCCGAGCTGGTGCAGCAGCTTGTGGTGGTCGGTCAGGACGTCGTAGGCGTTCATCCCGCCACCTCCACGATCTCGACGGGGCTGATATCTCCCGCG contains these protein-coding regions:
- a CDS encoding hemerythrin domain-containing protein codes for the protein MNAYDVLTDHHKLLHQLGERMLAAPPGTAERQRYIDGLLVELDIHMRIEDDLYYPALASASTLIAIAHAEHRQVYDQLAVALRTSPSSVDYQAEWESFINVLLAHAEEEERDLVPPPPSVRLTADELDELGRQMADRMEALRGSTLETVRVRARAMLLKAF